Proteins encoded in a region of the Isosphaeraceae bacterium EP7 genome:
- a CDS encoding substrate-binding domain-containing protein, producing MPTHDELINAVREHRLRRHWSQDELARRSGLSRAGVSAIEVGRLVPSTAAALALAEALAVRVDMLFRLARKAAGAPLWAWEPVRVPCRYWVAEVGGQVWRYPAEASPLGTVPHDGVIKALDSGDPLFDGIETGSRDWDAAEGGPTRTLVLACCDPAVGLLAGPLSRLAGVRLIVLPRSSRSALELLGRGLVHVAGVHLSGPGLDDGPGAEDGNAQAVLAALGDGYRLLRLARWEEGIASLPALRLGSVASALAPDRRWVGREPGSGARQCLDALLGDRPAPEHLARDHRGVAEAVRSGWADLGVCLRLASEEAGLDFIPLRHEDYDLCYPAQLEDDPRLVALREVVRSAPFRRALGGLPGYQAADTGEARAVESGA from the coding sequence ATGCCCACGCACGATGAGCTGATCAATGCGGTTCGGGAACACAGGCTCAGGCGTCACTGGTCTCAGGACGAGTTGGCGAGACGCTCGGGGCTTTCGCGCGCCGGCGTGAGCGCGATCGAGGTGGGGCGGCTGGTCCCCTCGACGGCGGCGGCTCTGGCGCTGGCCGAGGCGCTCGCGGTGCGCGTCGACATGCTCTTCCGGCTGGCGCGCAAGGCGGCGGGGGCCCCACTCTGGGCGTGGGAACCCGTACGCGTCCCCTGCCGATACTGGGTGGCCGAGGTCGGCGGCCAGGTTTGGCGGTATCCCGCCGAGGCGTCCCCGCTGGGGACGGTCCCGCACGACGGCGTCATCAAGGCCCTGGATTCGGGCGATCCCTTATTTGACGGTATTGAGACAGGATCCCGGGATTGGGATGCGGCCGAGGGTGGGCCGACCCGGACCTTGGTCCTGGCCTGCTGCGACCCGGCCGTCGGCCTGCTGGCGGGGCCTCTCTCCAGGCTCGCGGGCGTCCGCCTGATCGTCCTGCCTCGTTCCAGCCGGTCGGCCCTCGAGTTGCTGGGCCGGGGCCTCGTTCACGTCGCGGGGGTCCACCTATCGGGGCCCGGACTCGACGACGGCCCCGGGGCCGAGGACGGCAATGCGCAGGCGGTTCTAGCCGCGTTGGGCGATGGTTATCGGTTGCTCAGGCTGGCGCGGTGGGAGGAAGGGATCGCCTCGCTGCCAGCCCTGCGGCTGGGCTCGGTGGCCTCGGCGCTGGCGCCGGATCGCCGGTGGGTGGGGCGTGAGCCGGGATCAGGCGCGCGGCAGTGCCTTGATGCGTTGCTGGGAGACCGGCCGGCACCTGAGCACCTGGCGCGCGACCACCGGGGGGTGGCCGAGGCGGTCCGCTCGGGCTGGGCCGACCTGGGCGTCTGCCTGAGGCTGGCCAGTGAGGAGGCGGGCCTCGACTTCATCCCCTTGCGCCACGAGGATTACGACCTCTGCTACCCGGCGCAGCTCGAGGACGACCCCCGCCTGGTCGCCCTTCGCGAGGTCGTCCGCTCGGCCCCGTTCCGGCGTGCCCTGGGCGGACTGCCGGGCTATCAGGCGGCCGACACCGGCGAGGCCCGGGCCGTCGAGTCCGGGGCCTGA
- a CDS encoding YsnF/AvaK domain-containing protein — protein MAREIDKDEAKVDAKAAGAAGGGTAGALIGGAVGGPVGAGVGAVVGAAAGGLAGNSYDYNEAEPEFRRNWESSGAATRGKKTWADVSPAYRYGYENYSSSAHKGRSYDQVSAELKKGWIGAGKYEDHEPYIRTAWERRSQGTLDSGGEAVVPIIEEELKVGKRKVEKGGIHVETKVIETPVEQQVHLHDEKVSVKRRAVNREVTADDAAFREGTLELHESTEEAVVAKKARVVEEVIIGKEGHDRTETVRDTVRKTDVEVTKTAGKGKVSGTAWETYDTGFRKDFTSKYADSGYQYEQYAPAYRFGYDLAGDKTYQGDWTKVEPLARKSWEKQNQGAWEDFKDVVKHAWQKVTGER, from the coding sequence ATGGCCAGGGAAATCGACAAAGACGAAGCGAAGGTCGACGCCAAGGCGGCGGGCGCGGCGGGCGGCGGGACGGCCGGGGCCCTGATCGGCGGGGCTGTGGGCGGCCCAGTCGGCGCCGGGGTGGGTGCCGTGGTCGGCGCCGCCGCGGGCGGCTTGGCCGGCAATTCGTACGACTACAACGAGGCCGAGCCCGAGTTCCGCCGCAATTGGGAATCTTCCGGCGCCGCCACGCGTGGGAAGAAGACCTGGGCCGACGTCTCGCCCGCTTACCGATATGGATATGAGAACTATTCGTCGTCCGCCCACAAGGGCCGTAGCTACGACCAGGTCAGCGCCGAGCTGAAGAAGGGCTGGATCGGTGCCGGCAAGTACGAGGACCACGAGCCGTACATCCGCACCGCCTGGGAACGCCGATCGCAGGGCACCCTCGACTCCGGCGGCGAGGCCGTCGTGCCGATCATTGAGGAAGAGCTTAAGGTCGGCAAGCGCAAGGTCGAGAAGGGTGGCATCCACGTCGAGACTAAGGTCATCGAGACGCCCGTCGAGCAGCAGGTCCATCTCCACGACGAGAAGGTCAGCGTCAAGCGTCGGGCTGTGAACCGCGAGGTCACCGCCGACGATGCGGCCTTCCGCGAGGGGACGCTCGAGCTACACGAGTCGACCGAGGAGGCCGTGGTCGCCAAGAAGGCTCGCGTCGTCGAGGAGGTCATCATCGGCAAGGAAGGTCACGACCGCACCGAGACTGTCCGCGATACCGTCCGCAAGACCGACGTCGAGGTCACCAAGACCGCCGGCAAGGGGAAGGTCTCGGGCACGGCCTGGGAGACCTACGACACCGGCTTCCGCAAGGACTTCACGTCCAAGTACGCCGACAGCGGATACCAGTACGAGCAATACGCCCCCGCCTACCGCTTCGGCTATGACCTGGCGGGCGACAAGACTTACCAGGGCGACTGGACGAAGGTCGAGCCCCTCGCACGCAAGTCGTGGGAGAAGCAGAACCAAGGGGCCTGGGAAGACTTCAAGGACGTCGTGAAGCACGCCTGGCAGAAGGTTACCGGCGAGCGATAA
- a CDS encoding YsnF/AvaK domain-containing protein: MGRLNPGLVLGEDGLRGRVEPWADGNAGGTSEAGSAMVLLDDGRRLSVPISLLKDRGDGSFQLLLGAAELGLLRGPAGGENDDEIVIPIVAEQAEVSKRTVEAGTVRISKTVRVHDETVNVPLISEQLDVERVAVNRRVDSTPATRQEGDVTIIPVMEEVLVVEKRLMLKEELRITRRRVEQSKAETVTLRTEVVEVERIGKGAQVN; this comes from the coding sequence ATGGGTCGGCTGAATCCGGGCTTGGTCCTCGGCGAAGACGGCCTGCGTGGCAGGGTCGAGCCCTGGGCCGATGGGAATGCGGGCGGCACATCCGAGGCCGGGTCCGCGATGGTCCTGCTCGACGACGGGCGTCGCCTCTCCGTCCCCATCTCGCTGCTGAAGGACCGGGGCGACGGCAGCTTTCAGCTCCTACTGGGTGCGGCCGAACTCGGTCTTCTCCGCGGTCCAGCGGGCGGAGAAAACGACGACGAGATCGTGATCCCGATCGTGGCCGAGCAAGCTGAAGTCTCGAAGCGCACCGTGGAGGCGGGCACCGTCCGGATCAGCAAGACGGTACGCGTGCATGACGAGACGGTCAACGTCCCGCTCATTAGCGAGCAGCTGGACGTCGAGCGGGTGGCCGTCAACCGGAGGGTCGACAGCACCCCCGCCACGCGCCAGGAGGGGGACGTGACGATCATCCCCGTGATGGAAGAAGTGCTCGTCGTCGAGAAGCGCCTGATGCTCAAGGAAGAGTTGAGGATCACCCGCCGACGCGTCGAGCAGTCGAAGGCCGAGACCGTGACCCTTCGCACGGAAGTCGTCGAGGTCGAACGCATCGGCAAAGGCGCACAGGTCAATTAG
- a CDS encoding DUF1559 domain-containing protein has translation MGGERRGRGFTLIELLVVISIIAVLIALLLPAVQSAREAARRIGCVNNLKQLGLALQNYHSAHGVFPPGRNNSYVAGQGNCWGAHAQLLPQMEQQTIYNAINFNVSPDPDYTTSIAAANSTGSLTALAALLCPSDSGPSRVQVGGGMFAGHNYFLNVGSGYSVVQTPPAGMMPPNGVLFENSAVGVSGITDGTSGTVAMSESIRSVDGAPTGLNTLTVFARTPLLGFVITGKNVKGDGPPIMSDADYQARCLTTTPPGFQPTRGIKWMYGAPGHSMYNHRRVPNDNGYDCRGGLPHSDKSAADWVNLSLNVAARSRHPGGANSVFCDGHVQFIKDTVQPATWQALGSRNGGEVVSADAF, from the coding sequence ATGGGTGGCGAGAGACGGGGGCGTGGATTCACGCTCATTGAATTATTGGTGGTCATCTCGATCATCGCGGTCCTGATCGCCCTGCTCCTGCCGGCCGTGCAGAGCGCCCGAGAGGCCGCCAGGCGCATCGGATGCGTGAACAACCTGAAGCAGCTCGGCCTGGCGCTGCAGAATTACCACTCCGCGCACGGGGTCTTCCCCCCCGGCCGGAACAACTCGTACGTCGCCGGCCAGGGCAATTGCTGGGGGGCGCACGCCCAGCTCCTGCCGCAGATGGAGCAGCAGACGATCTACAACGCGATCAACTTCAACGTCTCCCCCGATCCCGATTACACGACGTCCATCGCCGCGGCGAACTCAACCGGTTCACTCACGGCGCTCGCGGCCCTGCTCTGCCCGTCGGACTCGGGGCCGAGCCGGGTGCAGGTCGGGGGCGGGATGTTTGCCGGACACAACTATTTCCTGAACGTCGGGTCGGGCTACTCGGTCGTGCAAACGCCCCCGGCCGGGATGATGCCGCCCAACGGAGTCTTGTTCGAGAACTCGGCTGTTGGCGTCTCGGGGATCACCGACGGCACGTCGGGTACGGTCGCAATGAGCGAGTCGATCCGCAGCGTCGACGGCGCCCCGACGGGCCTGAACACACTGACGGTCTTCGCGCGGACTCCGCTTCTGGGGTTCGTCATCACGGGCAAGAACGTCAAGGGAGACGGCCCGCCCATCATGTCGGATGCCGACTACCAGGCCCGCTGCCTGACGACGACTCCACCGGGATTCCAGCCCACGCGAGGGATCAAATGGATGTATGGTGCCCCGGGACATAGCATGTACAACCACCGAAGGGTCCCCAACGACAATGGCTACGACTGCCGAGGGGGCCTGCCGCACAGCGACAAGTCGGCCGCCGACTGGGTGAACCTCTCCCTGAACGTGGCGGCGCGCAGCAGGCATCCCGGCGGTGCCAATTCGGTCTTCTGCGACGGCCACGTCCAGTTCATCAAGGACACCGTGCAGCCCGCCACATGGCAGGCCCTGGGGAGCCGCAACGGCGGCGAGGTCGTCAGCGCCGACGCATTCTGA